The Microvirga lotononidis region CTGCGCTTGACCTCGCTTGGAAGGTGAGCCGCCAGAGGCACGAAGCTGCGACGCAGTTGAAGCTCCGTCCTCTTCCTGGACGGGAGAGCAGCCTCCGCCGCTTGCGCCGCCGCGATGTCGCCCGGCGTTGGATCCGGATAGCGAGACAGTGCATCCTCCTCAATCTGGAGGAAGGCTTGGTGCTGTGCTGCATAGTAGTCTTTCAAGCCTGGGGCATGTTCGAGCAGGTAGGTCTCGCACGCCTCGTCCCAGTCTTCCTGCCTGTGACTCGTCAGCGGAGCCTGATTGCCCGGATTGTTCGTCATGGAGAAATGGCCTTTCCGACTTGGATCTAATCAGGAGGAGACAAACTGCGGCGGGATGGGACAGCGCTCCATCGCCAAAGCGCGTGAGAGGTCCACTCGCATCGCCGCGGCTCAGTGCCGACGAGCCTGCACAAAGTAGGCTGGAACGGTGGTCTCCCCGAGAGCTTTGCACGCCTCCAAACGATGCAGTCCCTCGACGAGGACAAACCGCTGCCCGTAAGGCCGCACGAGAATGGGGGTCTCCTGCCCCTTTTCCATCATGCTCTCGGCCAAAGCCTCAACCTTCTGCAGGTCCAGGGTTTGGCGGCGCTTCACAGGCACATAGACATCGTGGATCGAAAGGGTCTGCTTCTTCAATACCATCCCGACTGCTCCTGTATTGGGTTCATGCCTGATGGAAGCTTAGGCGCGGTGAGCCAGCTTGCCTAGCGACACACATCTCCAGGATCGTTCATGTTCATCTCACAGCCATGGGAAGGCAACGGTAATGAAGACTGCTGATCAGCACAGGTTTAGACAGATTCCATGCATCAGCTGTAACAAATACCGAATGTCCACCCCAATCCTAATAAAACGGCCGGTACAAGGGTGTTGGGGAAAGACGTGCCCCGGGGCACCGCCCATGCTCATCGTCGAAGATGTCGGAGCGTCTACGAAACTTGCTCAAGGCTGTTTTGGGAAACTGAGGCTGTCGAAAGGTTATCGCCGCTTCTTAAGCGCTTTTCTTTCCTCTCGTTCCGAAATGCGTCGGGAGAGTGCGGAAGGGTCATATCCAAAGCGCTTCTGAAACCCCTCCAACGTCTGCTCTCTGGCGAGGATTTGCCGCAGCTCTTCGAGAGCAGGGTGCAGGGAATGGTT contains the following coding sequences:
- a CDS encoding ParB N-terminal domain-containing protein translates to MVLKKQTLSIHDVYVPVKRRQTLDLQKVEALAESMMEKGQETPILVRPYGQRFVLVEGLHRLEACKALGETTVPAYFVQARRH